In bacterium, the genomic stretch CGAAAGGTGGCGCCACAACTCTGAGTGTGGCGGCGATGGGAAACAATGTGGAAAACGTCCGCTTGCTTTTGAAGTCAGGATATAAATTGAAGAACGAGCCGGAATGGCTCTTGAACAGCACAAAAAATGCCGAGATTCTCGCGATGCTCCGAAAGGCCGGGGCTAAGTAGAGTGAAGCGAGGCACAAACAAGATAATTAGCTCGCACTCGATACCGCAGGGATCAGCACATTCGGAATCAAAGTCCACAAGAAAGTGTGTGATGATGTTCGCTTTCAAATCGCGTCTTTTGCAGGCACAAAGGAATTCGTGAACGGCCCATCCGGAGCTAAGGACTGGAAAACAAATATAACAACACCATCACCCGCTGGATGACTGGCTCCCGTTTTGACTCGGTAGGCGCCAACGCCGCCGGAGCCTACTAGGTCATAGACAGTTACGTTGTAAATTCCATTGCCGGCTGTGACCTGGGCTCCCGCTGTCCGGCCAACAACAATCCCAGAAAAATCAGAATGAAGCAACTCGTTATGTTTTTCACTTCTCCTCCTGAAGGCCATTTTTGTTTCTGCCTCATTTTGTAGATGCGCAAAAGGAAGAAAAAAGTGTTCATCGCTGGAGGTAGCGCAGAGGATGTGACTTCTCGCTCAAGGTTTGAGATTCAAACTGCGGAGTAGTCTGTGAAAATTGTTCGGGTGCAGACCGAGCGATCTCGCGGCATCGCTGTAATTTCCCGATGCCTGACTGATGGCGCGCTGAACGATCGCCCTTTTTGCTTCGTTCACTGCTTGATGGAATGAAGTGCCCGTGGTTTCTTCCTGAATCGATGAGGTTTCCAGAATCGACTCTGGCAGATCTTCAGGCAAAATGATGTCCGTGCCGCCCAGCACAACAGCGCGTTCGATCGCGTTTTCCAGCTCACGAACGTTGCCAGGCCAATCGTAACGCATCAAGATCTCGCGGGCCGCGGTAGAGATTCCTATCTTTCCCCTTTTGGTTTTGTTTCCGTACTTTGACGCAAAATACATCGCCAGTAGTGGAATGTCCTCACGTCGTTCGCGCAAGGAAGGAAGTCTGATGGAAACCACATTCAATCTGTAAAAGAGATCTTGCCTGAAAGCGCCTTCTTTCACGGCATCCTGTAAATTTCGGTTTGTAGCGGCAGTAAACCGGACATCAATTCGCACCTGTTTGGTTCCGCCGACTCGTTCGAATTCCCGTTCTTGCAACACGCGCAAAAGCTTGCTTTGAAGAGTCTGGTTCATTTCTCCAATTTCATCCAGAAATACGGTTCCGCTGTCGGCAACTTCCAGCTTCCCCTTTTTCTGTGCAATGGCTCCGGTAAAAGCTCCTTTCTCGTGTCCAAAAAGCTCACTTTCGAGTAGAGTCTCCGTGAGTGCAGCGCAATTGACCACGATAAACGGGTTCGCTGCGCGCGAGCTATTCTTGTGAATCGCATGCGCGACAAGCTCCTTGCCGGTTCCACTCTCGCCTGTAATCAGGACCGTTGAGTCTGCAGGCGCAACGCGTGAAATCGTCTGGTAAATCTTCTGCATGATGGCTGACTCACCGATCATGTTATGTTCAATTTCGATTTCGTCACGCAAGCGATGATTTTCATTTTCCAGCCATTCGATCTTCTGATTATTCTCAAGCGCAAAAACAGCAACCCCCGCAATCGCAGTGATTAAATGCAAATCGTCTTCGTTAAAATGCGTGTCGATTTTGGTGGTGCCAAGATACAGAACACCGCGAAGCCGTTCATATAGAATCAAAGGAACGGCCAGCAAGGAATTGATTTTCAGATCCCGCAAACTTTTCGCAGCCGGTTTTCCGGTTTCCTGAATGTTGTTGCTCAAAAGAGCTGTCCGTTGTTGAATTACCTGATCTACGATGGTCCGGCTGATGCCAATCTGGCTGGGCCCTTCCATCCTGTCATATCCGTAAGTTGAAGTGATCTGTTGCTGATCATCCAGCAAAACCATAGCGCCCTGCTGCGCCGGAAAAATTTCGAAAAGCAGCTCCATCAGCTTGCTGTGGAACTCTTTGGTTCCTGAAATCGTGTGCATCACGCGCCTGATTCTGAGGAACGCGTCCAGAACGCGAACAGTTCGCTCCGTGAGCGGAACGGTCTGAAGAAGCGTTTCGGGCCGCAGATAGATTGCATCTTCCATTTTCAAATGGGCTGTGGGCAGGATAACAAGGTCTTGCGGCTCATCAACAGCATCCCCGGTTGAATGATCCGCTTCTTCAGTTATAAACAGAAAGGTGGAAACACCGACGGAAATTCGATCCTCATTTTGAAGGATTCTTTCTTTGACCGGCAGGCCGTTCACGACTGTTCCATTCCTGCTGTTCAGATCCACAATCACAAAATGGTCTCCGTCCTGTTTCAGGATGCTGTGCCGCCGGGAAACAGACGGATCCATTACACTGGCAGAATTGGAACTTTCGCGTCCAATCGACAACTCACCCGTTACCTCAATGCTGGATCCCTTCAATGGCCCGCTCAGGGCTACGATTCGCGGGTTCATAAGCTGATTCAGTATACAGGATCTGCAGAACAGGTTGTTTCCATCGAATCTGATTCTTTCATCATCGCAAATGATGTGAATTGCCGGGTCTTCAGTGATCTGCTTCGTCGGCAGTTTCTGTGGCACGCGTATTGCGATAGCGATTGTTGCGCTGAATTTGGAAGGCAGATTCAGTGCCGCGATCGATCGTTGGAAAGGCTGATCAGCCTGATTCATTGCCTCATAGACCGGAGGGTATATGAAAAGGCTGACATTCACCGTTCTGGCGATTCCAACACAAATTTATTCAGCGGAAATGGCCGGAGAAGAGATTCTCAGCCGGGAGCCAATGAAGAACGAGCTGGAAAAGGTGTCGATGGCGGTTCGAACAAAGTTTCAACGGCTGCAGGGAAGTGTTCGTGAAAATCAAGACTTCAAGAAGGTTTTCAGGACCAATCCTCATGCGATGGTGTTGGCCGGTCTGCGGTTCTACAAAAATGAGATGGGGAAGCAGGAAGAATACTTTGTCTTTCGCGATTCTGGATACTATGAGGGATCCCGTTTTGCGAGGGTGCCGGTGCGCGAAACCTGCCGCGTCTTAACAGGCGTTGCCGTCATTACCGATGAAGATGCGGCGCGCGCAAAAAGCGGGCCTCCGTCCGGAGAAGGCCCGCATCCGGCCTTCCTGAAAAACGCAAAAGACATTCGCAAGTACCTCGCCGGCCAAACCCTTACCTGTGGGTTCCCGTTTGCAACGCGCAACCAACGTGATCAGGAAAGTTTCTATGATAGGCTGTTTACTAACGCTTAAGCGAGGGGTGGTGAATGTTAAATGATCGGACTTCGACAAGAAAATTAGCGGCTATCTTGACTTTGGTGATCCTTCTTGGTGGTACTGGATGCGGCAGCGTGTTACACGTAAAGGAACACCAATTCACTCCAACTAAAGATGTCGATTTGGCGGGTGTCCCTTTTTACATAAAAAAAGGAAGGTGTAAGCAACAGACGATTAAATTGGAACCTAAGTATACCCTCACGCTGGTAAAACGCACGAAGGTAGTCCTCCAGGGCCTTAGCAGCCAGGAGATGCAGCAATTGCAAGCTTTTGAGCAATTACTTGACAAATCCTCGCCCACTGGATTTCGTTGCATGCAATCCACTGAGAGTTCGACCCTTGAGTGCACCTCAGAATCACTTCCCGAATCGGTTATATTGGATGAATGCCAATTCAGGAACAAGAGCGTGAGCGAATTGCGGGCTTATTTGGATGGAAAAGATGTTGCTGGGGATGACAAGGTAGTTTTAAAACTCTGGGACAACGTAAAACATGTCGCGGCGAATCCTGGGGAATGTCCAGAACGGATTCTCACCGCATCGAATTCAACGAAGATCGAACCTTACATCGATTATGCTTCTCCTCACTACATCAATGCGAACTATCCTTGGATCGGCACCG encodes the following:
- a CDS encoding sigma 54-interacting transcriptional regulator is translated as MNQADQPFQRSIAALNLPSKFSATIAIAIRVPQKLPTKQITEDPAIHIICDDERIRFDGNNLFCRSCILNQLMNPRIVALSGPLKGSSIEVTGELSIGRESSNSASVMDPSVSRRHSILKQDGDHFVIVDLNSRNGTVVNGLPVKERILQNEDRISVGVSTFLFITEEADHSTGDAVDEPQDLVILPTAHLKMEDAIYLRPETLLQTVPLTERTVRVLDAFLRIRRVMHTISGTKEFHSKLMELLFEIFPAQQGAMVLLDDQQQITSTYGYDRMEGPSQIGISRTIVDQVIQQRTALLSNNIQETGKPAAKSLRDLKINSLLAVPLILYERLRGVLYLGTTKIDTHFNEDDLHLITAIAGVAVFALENNQKIEWLENENHRLRDEIEIEHNMIGESAIMQKIYQTISRVAPADSTVLITGESGTGKELVAHAIHKNSSRAANPFIVVNCAALTETLLESELFGHEKGAFTGAIAQKKGKLEVADSGTVFLDEIGEMNQTLQSKLLRVLQEREFERVGGTKQVRIDVRFTAATNRNLQDAVKEGAFRQDLFYRLNVVSIRLPSLRERREDIPLLAMYFASKYGNKTKRGKIGISTAAREILMRYDWPGNVRELENAIERAVVLGGTDIILPEDLPESILETSSIQEETTGTSFHQAVNEAKRAIVQRAISQASGNYSDAARSLGLHPNNFHRLLRSLNLKP